In Streptomyces sp. SN-593, a single genomic region encodes these proteins:
- a CDS encoding response regulator → MVQKAKILLVDDRPENLLALEAILSALDQTLVRASSGEEALKALLTDDFAVILLDVQMPGMDGFETAAHIKRRERTRDIPIIFLTAINHGPHHTFRGYAAGAVDYISKPFDPWVLRAKVSVFVDLYMKNCQLREQAALLRLQLEQGAPSGASVDGAGAVGAKESVGLLAELSARLAAVEEQAEALGKQLDGSADAAAVATAAHLERKLTGLRRALDALEPGDAGGGGELGRQQSGSE, encoded by the coding sequence GTGGTGCAAAAGGCCAAGATCCTCCTGGTCGATGACCGGCCGGAGAATCTGCTGGCGCTGGAGGCGATCCTCTCGGCGCTGGACCAGACCCTGGTCCGTGCATCGTCAGGGGAGGAAGCGCTCAAGGCGCTGCTGACCGACGACTTCGCGGTGATCCTGCTCGATGTCCAGATGCCGGGCATGGACGGGTTCGAGACCGCGGCACACATCAAGCGGCGGGAGCGCACCCGGGACATCCCGATCATCTTCCTCACCGCGATCAACCACGGCCCGCACCACACCTTCCGGGGCTACGCGGCGGGCGCGGTGGACTACATCTCCAAGCCCTTCGACCCATGGGTGCTGCGCGCCAAGGTCTCGGTGTTCGTGGACCTGTACATGAAGAACTGCCAGTTGCGCGAGCAGGCGGCGCTGCTGCGGCTCCAGTTGGAGCAGGGCGCGCCGTCGGGCGCCTCGGTCGACGGCGCGGGAGCCGTCGGCGCCAAGGAGTCCGTCGGCCTGCTCGCCGAACTGTCCGCGCGCCTGGCCGCAGTGGAGGAGCAGGCCGAGGCGCTCGGCAAGCAGCTCGACGGCAGCGCGGACGCCGCGGCGGTGGCCACCGCCGCGCACCTGGAGCGCAAACTCACCGGGTTGCGGCGGGCGTTGGACGCGCTCGAACCCGGCGACGCGGGCGGCGGCGGCGAGCTGGGCAGGCAGCAGAGCGGTTCCGAGTGA
- a CDS encoding HAMP domain-containing protein, producing MESGASARGTVTRTKNGRSRGSGTVEVDTAALTKLLGALSAMRDGNFRKRLPVSGDGPLAEIAVVFNEVADRNQHLTGELARVRRVVGRDGKLTERLESGPSEGSWAAAIEASNALVDDLVRPVSEVGRVLSAVAEGDLEQRMDLRAQNADGSAHPLRGEFLKVGRTVNGLVDQLSAFTDEVTRVASEVGTEGKLGGQAKVRGVSGSWKDLTDSVNTMAYRLTAQVRDIALVTTAVAKGDLSRKVTVHVAGEMLELKNTVNTMVDQLSSFSSEVTRVAREVGTEGELGGQAQVPGVAGVWKDLTDSVNLMAGNLTAQVRDIAQVTMAVANGDLTQKITIGARGEVAQLAETINAMTETLRTFADEVTRVAGEIGAEGQLGGQAQVPGVAGTWKDLTDSVNTAFRNLTAQVRDIAQVTTAVAGGDLSQKVTVDVSGEMLELKNTVNTMVDQLSAFGDEVTRVAREVGVEGQLGGQAQVSGAAGTWKDLTDSVNNAFRNLTAQVRNIAQVTTAVANGDLSQKVTVDVSGEMLELKNTVNTMVDQLSSFSQQVTRMARDVGTEGRLGGQARVDGVSGTWKDLTDSVNFMAGNLTSQVRQIAQVTTAVARGDLSQKIDVDARGEILELKNTINTMVDQLSSFAEQVTRVAREVGTDGRLGGQAQVPGVAGVWRDLTDSVNFMAGNLTGQVRNIAQVATAVARGDLSQKIDVDAKGEILELKSTLNTMVDQLSSFAEQVTRVAREVGTEGILGGQAEVKGVSGTWKDLTQSVNFMANNLTSQVRNIADVTSAVAAGDLSRKITVDAKGEILALVTTVNTMVDTLSAFGDEVTRVAREVGTEGQLGGQARVRDASGIWKDLTDSVNGMASNLTSQVRSISSVATAVANGDLTKKIDVDARGEILELKNTINTMVDTLSAFGDEVTRVAREVGTEGILGGQARVPGVAGTWKDLTESVNGMASNLTGQVRQIAQVTTAVARGDLSKKIDVDARGEILELKTTINTMVGQLSAFGDEVTRVAREVGTEGRLGGQARVPGVSGIWKDLTESVNLMANNLTSQVRNIAQVATAVTRGDLNLRIDVDAAGEILELQDYINTMIVRLRETTLANKEQDWLKGNLARISGLMQGRRDLRDVAALIMSELTPVVSAQHGAFFLAQDTAESGEEYELALVGSYGFSRRTMSSVFLPGEGLIGQAAVEKRSILIEQAPPGYLKIVSGLGEAPPAHVIVLPVLFEGRVLGVIELAAFQPFTQIQKDFLDQITDIIAISVNTISVNTKTEGLLKQSQELTEQLQERSDELENRQRALQMSNAELEEKAELLARQNRDIEVKNTEIEEARQVLEERAEQLAVSMRYKSEFLANMSHELRTPLNSLLILAKLLADNADSNLSPKQVEFAETIHGAGSDLLELINDILDLTKVEAGKMDVSPTRIALVQLVDYVEATFRPLTAEKGLDFSVRVSPELPATLHTDEQRLLQVLRNLLSNAVKFTDSGSVELMIRPAGPDAPQSIREQLLEAGTLRDPDQPLIAFSVSDTGIGIAASKMLVIFEAFKQADGTTSRKYGGTGLGLSISREIARLLGGEIHADSQPGRGSTFTLYLPLSLGDTLPVQPQVAIEGGEDAEAEQRSQGRTRGPGSSLARLRRRSAQTAPGPSRPEAGGNGAGGGAGAFSAAADDRGGRGGQGAPARGSEGPGSDSGTAGRETAHGEAYPAFTGGFSGEKVLIVDDDIRNVFALTSVLEQYGLTVLYAENGREGIDVLEQYDDIAVVLMDIMMPEMDGYATTAAIRKMPQFAGLPIIALTAKAMKGDREKAIDSGASDYVTKPVDTDHLLALMADWMHAR from the coding sequence GTGGAGTCTGGCGCATCGGCGCGGGGCACGGTCACGCGTACGAAGAACGGGCGATCCCGTGGCAGCGGGACCGTCGAGGTCGACACGGCCGCGCTCACCAAGCTGCTCGGGGCGTTGTCCGCGATGCGGGACGGGAACTTCCGCAAGCGGTTGCCGGTGTCGGGCGACGGGCCGCTGGCGGAGATCGCGGTCGTCTTCAACGAGGTCGCCGACCGTAACCAGCACCTCACCGGGGAGCTGGCCCGGGTGCGCCGGGTGGTCGGCCGGGACGGCAAGCTGACCGAGCGGTTGGAGTCGGGCCCGTCGGAGGGTTCGTGGGCGGCGGCGATCGAGGCGTCGAACGCGCTGGTGGACGACCTGGTGCGGCCGGTGTCGGAGGTCGGCCGGGTGCTGTCGGCGGTCGCCGAGGGCGATCTCGAACAGCGGATGGACCTGCGGGCTCAGAACGCGGACGGGTCGGCGCACCCGCTGCGCGGCGAGTTCCTGAAGGTGGGACGCACGGTCAACGGGCTGGTGGACCAGTTGTCGGCGTTCACCGACGAGGTGACGCGGGTCGCCAGCGAGGTGGGCACCGAGGGCAAGCTCGGCGGGCAGGCGAAGGTCCGGGGGGTGTCCGGGTCCTGGAAGGACCTGACGGACTCGGTCAACACCATGGCGTACCGGCTGACGGCGCAGGTGCGGGACATCGCGCTGGTGACGACGGCGGTGGCGAAGGGGGACCTGTCCCGCAAGGTGACGGTCCACGTCGCGGGGGAGATGCTGGAGCTGAAGAACACCGTCAACACGATGGTGGACCAGCTCAGCTCGTTCTCCTCCGAGGTGACCCGGGTGGCCCGGGAGGTGGGCACCGAGGGCGAGCTGGGCGGCCAGGCGCAGGTGCCGGGCGTGGCGGGGGTGTGGAAGGACCTCACGGACTCCGTCAACCTGATGGCGGGGAACCTGACGGCGCAGGTGCGGGACATCGCCCAGGTGACGATGGCCGTGGCGAACGGCGACCTGACGCAGAAGATCACCATCGGCGCGCGCGGCGAGGTCGCGCAGCTCGCGGAGACGATCAACGCGATGACGGAGACGCTGCGCACGTTCGCCGACGAGGTGACGCGGGTCGCGGGGGAGATCGGCGCGGAGGGCCAGCTCGGCGGGCAGGCGCAGGTGCCGGGCGTGGCGGGGACCTGGAAGGACCTGACGGACTCGGTCAACACGGCGTTCCGGAACCTGACGGCGCAGGTGCGGGACATCGCGCAGGTGACCACGGCGGTGGCCGGCGGTGACCTGTCGCAGAAGGTGACCGTGGACGTCTCCGGCGAGATGCTGGAGCTGAAGAACACCGTGAACACCATGGTGGACCAGCTTTCGGCGTTCGGCGACGAGGTGACGCGGGTCGCGCGCGAGGTCGGCGTCGAGGGCCAGCTCGGCGGGCAGGCGCAGGTCTCCGGCGCGGCGGGGACCTGGAAGGACCTGACGGACTCCGTCAACAACGCGTTCCGGAACCTGACCGCCCAGGTCCGCAACATCGCCCAGGTGACGACCGCCGTCGCCAACGGTGACCTGTCGCAGAAGGTCACGGTGGACGTCTCCGGCGAGATGCTGGAGCTGAAGAACACCGTGAACACCATGGTGGACCAGCTCAGCTCGTTCTCGCAGCAGGTCACGCGGATGGCGCGGGACGTGGGCACCGAGGGCCGGCTGGGCGGCCAGGCCCGGGTGGACGGGGTGTCGGGCACGTGGAAGGACCTGACGGACTCCGTCAACTTCATGGCCGGCAACCTCACCTCGCAGGTGCGGCAGATCGCCCAGGTGACGACGGCGGTGGCGCGCGGTGACCTGTCGCAGAAGATCGACGTGGACGCGCGGGGCGAGATCCTGGAGTTGAAGAACACCATCAACACGATGGTGGACCAGCTTTCGTCGTTCGCGGAGCAGGTCACCAGGGTGGCCCGCGAGGTGGGCACGGACGGGCGGCTGGGCGGCCAGGCGCAGGTGCCGGGTGTGGCCGGCGTGTGGCGTGACCTGACGGACTCGGTGAACTTCATGGCCGGCAACCTGACCGGCCAGGTCCGCAACATCGCCCAGGTCGCCACGGCGGTGGCGCGCGGCGACCTGTCGCAGAAGATCGACGTGGACGCCAAGGGCGAGATCCTGGAGCTGAAGAGCACCCTGAACACGATGGTGGACCAGCTTTCGTCGTTCGCGGAGCAGGTCACCAGGGTGGCCCGCGAGGTGGGCACGGAGGGCATCCTCGGCGGCCAGGCGGAGGTCAAGGGCGTCAGCGGTACGTGGAAGGACCTCACGCAGTCCGTCAACTTCATGGCGAACAACCTCACCTCCCAGGTGCGCAACATCGCCGACGTGACGTCGGCGGTGGCGGCGGGCGACCTGTCGCGCAAGATCACCGTGGACGCGAAGGGCGAGATCCTCGCGCTGGTGACGACCGTGAACACGATGGTGGACACGCTGTCGGCGTTCGGTGACGAGGTCACCCGGGTGGCGCGGGAGGTGGGCACGGAGGGCCAGCTCGGCGGTCAGGCGCGGGTGCGCGACGCGTCGGGCATCTGGAAGGACCTCACCGACTCGGTGAACGGCATGGCGTCGAACCTCACCTCGCAGGTGCGGTCGATCTCCTCGGTGGCCACCGCCGTCGCCAACGGCGACCTGACGAAGAAGATCGACGTGGACGCCCGGGGCGAGATCCTGGAGCTGAAGAACACCATCAACACGATGGTGGACACGCTGTCGGCGTTCGGTGACGAGGTCACCCGGGTGGCGCGGGAGGTGGGCACCGAGGGCATCCTCGGCGGCCAGGCGCGGGTGCCGGGGGTGGCCGGCACCTGGAAGGACCTGACCGAGTCCGTCAACGGCATGGCGTCCAACCTGACCGGCCAGGTGCGGCAGATCGCGCAGGTGACGACGGCGGTCGCGCGCGGCGACCTGTCCAAGAAGATCGACGTGGACGCGCGCGGCGAGATCCTGGAGCTGAAGACCACGATCAACACCATGGTCGGGCAGCTTTCGGCGTTCGGTGACGAGGTGACGCGGGTCGCCCGCGAGGTGGGTACCGAGGGACGGCTGGGCGGCCAGGCGCGGGTGCCGGGCGTGTCGGGGATCTGGAAGGACCTCACCGAGTCGGTGAACCTGATGGCCAACAACCTGACGTCCCAGGTGCGCAACATCGCGCAGGTCGCCACCGCGGTGACCCGCGGCGACCTGAACCTGCGGATCGACGTGGACGCGGCCGGGGAGATCCTGGAGCTGCAGGACTACATCAACACGATGATCGTCCGGCTGCGCGAGACGACGCTCGCGAACAAGGAGCAGGACTGGCTCAAGGGCAACCTGGCCCGGATCTCCGGTCTGATGCAGGGCCGGCGCGACCTGCGGGACGTGGCCGCGCTCATCATGAGCGAGCTGACCCCGGTGGTGTCCGCGCAGCACGGCGCGTTCTTCCTCGCCCAGGACACCGCGGAGTCCGGCGAGGAGTACGAACTCGCGCTCGTCGGCAGCTACGGCTTCTCGCGGCGCACCATGTCGTCGGTGTTCCTGCCGGGGGAGGGGCTGATCGGGCAGGCGGCGGTGGAGAAGCGCTCGATCCTGATCGAGCAGGCGCCGCCGGGCTACCTGAAGATCGTGTCGGGGCTGGGCGAGGCCCCGCCGGCCCACGTGATCGTGCTGCCGGTGCTCTTCGAGGGCCGGGTGCTCGGCGTGATCGAGCTGGCGGCGTTCCAGCCGTTCACGCAGATCCAGAAGGACTTCCTGGACCAGATCACCGACATCATCGCGATCAGCGTCAACACCATCTCGGTGAACACCAAGACCGAGGGGCTGCTCAAGCAGTCCCAGGAGCTGACCGAGCAACTCCAGGAGCGCTCGGACGAGTTGGAGAACCGGCAGCGCGCCCTCCAGATGTCCAACGCGGAGCTGGAGGAGAAGGCCGAGCTGCTGGCGCGGCAGAACCGCGACATCGAGGTGAAGAACACCGAGATCGAGGAGGCGCGGCAGGTCCTGGAGGAGAGGGCCGAGCAGCTCGCGGTGTCGATGCGCTACAAGTCCGAGTTCCTGGCGAACATGTCGCACGAGCTGCGCACGCCGCTGAACTCGCTGCTGATCCTCGCCAAGCTGCTGGCCGACAACGCCGACTCCAACCTGTCGCCGAAGCAGGTCGAGTTCGCCGAGACCATCCACGGCGCCGGTTCCGACCTGCTGGAGCTCATCAACGACATCCTGGACCTGACGAAGGTCGAGGCCGGCAAGATGGACGTCTCGCCGACCCGGATCGCGCTGGTGCAACTGGTGGACTACGTGGAGGCGACGTTCCGGCCGCTGACGGCGGAGAAGGGCCTGGACTTCTCGGTGCGGGTCTCCCCGGAGCTGCCGGCCACCCTGCACACCGACGAGCAGCGGCTGCTCCAGGTGCTGCGCAACCTGCTGTCGAACGCGGTGAAGTTCACCGACTCCGGGTCGGTGGAGCTGATGATCCGGCCGGCCGGCCCGGACGCGCCGCAGTCGATCCGGGAGCAGTTGCTGGAGGCGGGGACGCTGCGCGACCCCGACCAGCCGCTGATCGCGTTCTCGGTGTCCGACACCGGGATCGGGATCGCGGCGAGCAAGATGCTGGTGATCTTCGAGGCGTTCAAGCAGGCCGACGGCACCACCAGCCGCAAGTACGGCGGCACCGGCCTCGGGTTGTCGATCAGCCGGGAGATCGCCCGGCTGCTGGGCGGTGAGATCCACGCCGACAGCCAGCCCGGCCGCGGTTCGACCTTCACCCTGTACCTGCCGCTCAGCCTCGGTGACACGCTGCCGGTGCAGCCGCAGGTGGCGATCGAGGGGGGCGAGGACGCGGAGGCCGAGCAGCGGTCCCAGGGGCGTACCCGCGGCCCGGGCAGCAGCCTGGCGAGGCTGCGCCGCCGCTCGGCGCAGACCGCGCCCGGCCCGTCCCGGCCGGAGGCGGGCGGGAACGGGGCGGGCGGCGGCGCGGGCGCCTTCTCCGCCGCGGCGGACGACCGGGGCGGCCGAGGGGGCCAGGGTGCCCCTGCAAGGGGCTCTGAGGGCCCTGGGAGCGACTCCGGGACGGCGGGGCGGGAAACGGCGCACGGGGAGGCGTACCCGGCCTTCACCGGCGGTTTCAGCGGCGAGAAGGTCCTGATCGTCGACGACGACATCCGCAACGTCTTCGCGCTCACCAGCGTGCTGGAGCAGTACGGCCTGACCGTGCTGTACGCGGAGAACGGGCGCGAGGGCATCGACGTCCTGGAGCAGTACGACGACATCGCCGTGGTGCTGATGGACATCATGATGCCGGAGATGGACGGCTACGCCACGACCGCGGCGATCCGCAAGATGCCGCAGTTCGCGGGGCTGCCGATCATCGCGCTCACCGCGAAGGCGATGAAGGGCGACCGGGAGAAGGCGATCGACTCCGGCGCGTCGGACTACGTGACCAAGCCGGTGGACACCGATCACCTGCTGGCGCTCATGGCCGACTGGATGCACGCGCGGTGA
- a CDS encoding helix-turn-helix domain-containing protein, translated as MSIGNPPPADRPSVGRALAQARTEAGLTVDEVSTTTRVRVPILQAIEQDDFSRCGGDVYARGHIRAIARAVGLDPDPLVEQYAADHDADAAAAPVAPLYEAERIKSEPRRPNWTAAMVAAIVAVIGFVGYTAVSGSGGDGGKPTARSGSSATPSPSASTTTASPQGNGAPTAPQPTDTSSAIAAAPPGKVTVKVTADGGASWIQATDGNGKQLFQASLEEGQSKTWTDDKKIKLIVGNAGAVQLFVNGKDLGPAGDKGQVVRLTYTPGDPTQG; from the coding sequence GTGTCCATCGGCAACCCGCCCCCCGCCGACCGTCCTTCGGTCGGCCGCGCCCTGGCCCAGGCCCGTACCGAGGCGGGGCTGACCGTTGACGAGGTCAGCACCACCACCCGGGTGCGGGTACCGATCCTCCAGGCGATCGAGCAGGACGACTTCTCCCGCTGTGGCGGCGACGTCTACGCGCGCGGCCACATCCGGGCCATCGCCCGCGCCGTGGGCCTGGACCCCGACCCGCTGGTCGAGCAGTACGCCGCCGACCACGACGCCGACGCCGCGGCCGCGCCGGTCGCGCCGCTGTACGAGGCGGAGCGGATCAAGTCCGAGCCGCGCCGGCCGAACTGGACCGCCGCCATGGTCGCCGCGATCGTGGCCGTGATCGGCTTCGTCGGCTACACCGCGGTCAGCGGCAGCGGTGGCGACGGCGGCAAGCCCACCGCCCGGTCCGGCTCCAGCGCCACGCCCTCGCCCAGCGCGTCCACGACCACGGCCTCGCCGCAGGGCAACGGCGCTCCCACCGCGCCGCAGCCGACCGACACCAGCAGTGCCATCGCCGCGGCCCCGCCCGGGAAGGTCACGGTCAAGGTCACCGCCGACGGGGGCGCGAGCTGGATCCAGGCCACCGACGGCAACGGCAAGCAGCTCTTCCAGGCGTCCTTGGAGGAGGGCCAGTCCAAGACCTGGACCGACGACAAGAAGATCAAGCTGATCGTGGGCAACGCGGGCGCGGTCCAGCTCTTCGTCAACGGCAAGGACCTCGGGCCGGCGGGCGACAAGGGCCAGGTCGTACGCCTGACGTACACGCCGGGCGACCCGACGCAGGGCTAG
- a CDS encoding DNA translocase FtsK has protein sequence MAPRTSGTAKKAAARPPAKKAAAKKPAAKSAAARPPARKAAAARPAPAPSPTGGLYRMVRATWLGIAHGVGAVFRGIGRGARGLDPAHRKDGLALLLLGVTLVVAAGTWSNLDGPVGDLVALLVTGAFGRLDLLVPFLVGAVAVRLMRHPEQPEANGRIVIGLSALVLGVLGLIDIGCGAPTRADGAQALRNAGGLIGWAAGAPLHYTVGSVLAAALLLLITVFGLLVVTATPVNAIPQRLRAAGARVGLYAPPPDPEAVPLEDFFDEDTDPASSRSAADGDDSPVRRVSARPATPRVGRGADLDPYDMERDGEGSSAMGGTGQGEQDKPRRRSRKRAEPATAARGDDLGLDPVDVAAAAAAALDGAVLHGVQPSPLVADLTSKLKKPVPAARADDTGAQDTAGTGSVPDLTKPAAASGAEPPLPPRAEQLQLSGDITYALPSLDLLERGGPGRTRSAANDAVVASLTQVFKEFKVDAVVTGFTRGPTVTRYEVELGAAVKVERITALAKNIAYSVASPDVRIISPIPGKSAVGIEIPNSDREMVNVGDLLRSADAAGEDHPMTVALGKDVEGGYVVANLTKMPHILVAGATGSGKSSCINCLITSVMCRATPDEVRMVLVDPKRVELTAYEGIPHLITPIITNPKRAAEALQWVVREMDLRYDDLAAYGFRHIDDFNAAVRSGKAKTPEGSERELTPYPYLLVIVDELADLMMVAPRDVEDSIVRITQLARAAGIHLVLATQRPSVDVVTGLIKANVPSRLAFATSSLADSRVILDQPGAEKLIGKGDGLFLPMGANKPIRMQGAFVTEDEIAKVVEHCKAQLTPTYRSDVTVGSGPKKEIDEEIGDDLDLLCQAAELVVSTQFGSTSMLQRKLRVGFAKAGRLMDLMESRGIVGPSEGSKARDVLVKGDELDGVLAVIRGDAPS, from the coding sequence ATGGCCCCCCGTACGTCCGGCACCGCCAAGAAAGCCGCGGCGCGGCCTCCGGCCAAGAAGGCCGCGGCGAAGAAGCCCGCGGCCAAGAGCGCTGCCGCCCGACCGCCCGCCAGGAAGGCCGCGGCGGCCCGACCCGCACCCGCGCCGTCCCCGACCGGCGGCCTGTACCGGATGGTGCGCGCGACCTGGCTGGGCATCGCCCACGGCGTCGGCGCCGTCTTCCGCGGCATAGGGCGCGGTGCGCGCGGCCTCGACCCCGCCCACCGCAAGGACGGCCTGGCGCTGCTGCTGCTCGGCGTGACCCTGGTGGTCGCCGCCGGCACCTGGTCCAACCTCGACGGTCCGGTCGGCGACCTGGTCGCGCTGCTGGTCACCGGTGCCTTCGGCCGGTTGGACCTGCTGGTGCCGTTCCTGGTCGGCGCGGTCGCGGTGCGGCTGATGCGGCACCCCGAGCAGCCCGAGGCCAACGGCCGGATCGTGATCGGCCTGTCCGCGCTCGTGCTCGGGGTGCTCGGCCTGATCGACATCGGCTGCGGCGCGCCGACCCGCGCCGACGGCGCCCAGGCGCTGCGCAACGCCGGCGGCCTGATCGGCTGGGCCGCCGGTGCGCCCCTGCACTACACGGTCGGGTCCGTGCTCGCCGCGGCGCTGCTCCTGCTGATCACCGTCTTCGGGCTGCTGGTGGTGACCGCCACCCCGGTCAACGCCATCCCGCAGCGGCTGCGGGCGGCCGGCGCCAGGGTCGGCCTGTACGCGCCCCCGCCCGACCCCGAGGCCGTCCCGCTGGAGGACTTCTTCGACGAGGACACGGACCCCGCGTCCTCGCGCTCGGCGGCGGACGGGGACGACTCCCCGGTCCGCCGGGTGTCCGCCCGCCCGGCCACGCCCCGCGTCGGCCGGGGAGCCGACCTCGACCCGTACGACATGGAGCGTGACGGCGAAGGCTCCTCGGCCATGGGCGGCACCGGTCAGGGCGAGCAGGACAAGCCGCGCCGCAGGTCCCGCAAGCGCGCCGAGCCGGCGACCGCGGCCCGGGGCGACGACCTCGGCCTCGACCCGGTGGACGTGGCGGCCGCGGCGGCCGCCGCCCTCGACGGCGCGGTCCTGCACGGCGTGCAGCCGTCCCCGCTGGTCGCGGACCTCACCAGCAAGCTGAAGAAGCCCGTGCCCGCCGCCCGGGCCGACGACACCGGGGCCCAGGACACCGCCGGCACCGGCTCCGTACCCGACCTGACGAAGCCCGCGGCCGCTTCCGGGGCCGAACCGCCGCTGCCGCCGCGCGCCGAGCAGTTGCAGCTCTCCGGCGACATCACCTACGCCCTGCCCTCCCTCGACCTGCTGGAGCGCGGCGGCCCCGGCCGCACCCGCAGCGCCGCCAACGACGCGGTCGTCGCCTCGCTGACGCAGGTGTTCAAGGAGTTCAAGGTCGACGCCGTCGTCACCGGCTTCACCCGCGGCCCGACGGTCACCCGGTACGAAGTGGAGCTGGGCGCCGCGGTGAAGGTGGAGCGGATCACCGCGCTCGCCAAGAACATCGCGTACTCCGTGGCCAGCCCCGACGTGCGGATCATCAGCCCGATCCCCGGCAAGTCCGCGGTCGGCATCGAGATCCCCAACAGCGACCGCGAGATGGTCAACGTCGGCGACCTGCTGCGCTCGGCGGACGCGGCGGGCGAGGACCACCCGATGACCGTCGCGCTCGGCAAGGACGTCGAGGGCGGCTACGTGGTGGCCAACCTCACCAAGATGCCGCACATCCTGGTCGCCGGGGCCACCGGCTCCGGCAAGTCGTCGTGCATCAACTGCCTGATCACCTCGGTGATGTGCCGCGCCACCCCGGACGAGGTGCGGATGGTGCTGGTCGACCCCAAGCGGGTCGAGCTGACCGCCTACGAGGGCATCCCGCACCTGATCACGCCGATCATCACCAACCCCAAGCGCGCCGCCGAGGCGTTGCAGTGGGTGGTCCGCGAGATGGACCTGCGCTACGACGACCTCGCCGCGTACGGTTTCCGGCACATCGACGACTTCAACGCCGCGGTGCGCTCGGGCAAGGCGAAGACCCCCGAGGGCAGCGAGCGCGAGCTGACCCCGTACCCCTACCTGCTGGTGATCGTGGACGAGCTGGCCGACCTGATGATGGTCGCGCCGCGCGACGTGGAGGACTCCATCGTCCGGATCACCCAGCTCGCCCGCGCTGCCGGCATCCACCTGGTGCTGGCCACGCAGCGCCCGAGCGTGGACGTCGTCACCGGCCTGATCAAGGCCAACGTGCCCTCCCGGCTCGCCTTCGCCACATCTTCCCTCGCCGACAGTCGGGTCATCCTCGACCAGCCCGGCGCCGAGAAGCTCATCGGCAAGGGCGACGGGCTGTTCCTGCCGATGGGCGCGAACAAGCCGATCCGCATGCAGGGCGCCTTCGTCACCGAGGACGAGATCGCCAAGGTGGTGGAGCACTGCAAGGCGCAGCTCACCCCGACCTACCGCAGCGACGTCACCGTCGGCAGCGGCCCGAAGAAGGAGATCGACGAGGAGATCGGCGACGATCTGGACCTGCTGTGCCAGGCGGCCGAGCTGGTCGTCTCCACGCAGTTCGGCTCGACCTCGATGCTCCAGCGCAAACTGCGGGTGGGCTTCGCGAAGGCCGGACGGCTGATGGACCTGATGGAGTCCCGCGGGATCGTCGGCCCGAGCGAGGGCTCCAAGGCCCGCGACGTGCTGGTCAAGGGCGACGAGCTGGACGGGGTGCTGGCGGTGATCCGCGGCGACGCGCCGTCCTGA